Proteins from one Desulfonema limicola genomic window:
- a CDS encoding AAA family ATPase yields the protein MKREQNIPIKIRRLKVKNYKGFDKFEMDFPVPKLPGDPDIMVMGSKNGLGKTSVMECCSLLLIALSIKENQFMIKDSYSMIDIPDLLIRAEAKTSEISGEITIGEKNLTLTIRIDREGIVKIFRENTIHEILKTKDLYEPYSDTENLIKAICGLLPNPVIEKTFLLFHSYRKVQEGNPELGMMIGYPKRVGIIRQYSPNLAYMSEFKLQILHALMNKANLFELKEDQKPDETIDKLNELVKYYAGGTISKLRPSADNTVDIRISINDGQDSMTFDGLSSGQKEIISTLFMIWYHTRGNPSVVFIDEPELHLNAQWHRSFVNRLIKLAPDNQYIIATHSEDVMDSVEKDRRVLLTDK from the coding sequence ATGAAAAGAGAGCAGAACATCCCCATAAAAATACGGCGGTTAAAAGTAAAAAATTACAAAGGGTTTGATAAATTTGAAATGGATTTTCCTGTTCCCAAACTGCCCGGAGACCCGGATATAATGGTTATGGGAAGCAAAAACGGACTTGGAAAAACATCCGTAATGGAGTGCTGTTCTTTATTGCTTATTGCACTAAGCATCAAGGAAAACCAATTCATGATAAAGGATAGTTACTCAATGATAGACATTCCTGATCTTTTAATCCGTGCTGAAGCAAAAACGTCTGAAATTTCAGGAGAAATTACCATTGGGGAAAAAAATTTAACTTTGACAATCAGAATAGACAGAGAAGGCATTGTAAAAATTTTCAGGGAAAATACAATACATGAAATCTTGAAGACCAAGGACTTATATGAGCCTTATTCAGACACTGAAAACTTAATCAAAGCTATCTGCGGTCTGTTACCGAATCCAGTGATAGAAAAAACTTTTCTATTATTTCACAGCTACCGAAAAGTCCAGGAAGGTAATCCTGAACTTGGAATGATGATTGGCTACCCCAAAAGAGTTGGAATAATACGTCAATATAGTCCAAATTTAGCCTATATGAGTGAATTCAAACTTCAAATACTTCACGCCTTAATGAATAAAGCAAACCTTTTTGAGTTAAAGGAAGACCAGAAACCTGATGAAACAATAGATAAACTCAATGAACTTGTAAAATATTATGCCGGCGGTACAATCAGTAAATTAAGACCCTCTGCTGACAACACTGTGGATATAAGAATCAGCATTAATGACGGACAGGATTCCATGACATTTGACGGATTAAGTTCAGGCCAGAAGGAAATAATATCAACACTTTTTATGATCTGGTATCATACCAGGGGCAATCCTTCGGTTGTTTTTATTGATGAACCGGAACTCCATCTGAATGCCCAGTGGCACAGAAGCTTTGTTAATAGATTAATAAAACTGGCACCGGATAATCAATATATAATAGCCACACATTCTGAGGATGTCATGGATTCGGTTGAAAAAGACCGCCGTGTCCTTTTGACTGATAAATAA
- a CDS encoding DNA methyltransferase translates to MSKQNELFKTNTVPGKSGSGNLFDEEFDNNDKPVICLGKKFDNDDARRVYFTEILREKLKDPDFRRIEGFPIGKDEDILALSDPPYYTACPNPWIGEFIAEWEAQKPPKEEGYQYHREPFAADVSEGKNDPIYNAHSYHTKVPHKAIMRYILHYTEPGDIVFDGFCGTGMTGVAAQMCGDKETVESLGVTKQSPEQKYKVEKDGTILERQIDDEGKYIWVKFSKLGARRAVLNDLSPAATFIAYNYNSPVDVNAFEKEAKRILAEVEEECGWMYETLHTDGKSKGKINYTVWSDVFICPECAGEVVFWEAAFDNEAGKVQVNFPCPHCSAELTKRKMERAWTTKYDSALKKSLKQAKQIPVLINYNLFNNKGRFEKVPDETDSEIIKKNESCEILNWYPKIRMIKGQESRRNDPAGITHIHHFYIKRNLYVLSKFLDLFNKEFKPQFQFLLGSVLPKLTNMNRYMPQHGSRALVGPMANTLYIPPMSVENNVIDQLIFQFKKIEKALTSLSGSIIASQAFQSLSINDNSLDYIFLDPPFGSNIMYSELNYIREAWFNVFTNNIPEAIENKAQKKGIGEYRHLITQCFIQAYKYLKPGHWMTVEFSNTKAGVWNSILNALSDAGFIVASVAALDKKRGGLHSMIGSTAVKQDLVISAYKPNGGFEERFKPKAQTEEGVWEFVQTHMKYLPISRKQGLDIVPIPERDPRILYDQVISYYVRKGYNIPIDSKEFQLGLSQRFDERDGMYFLPEQAAEYDRKKMIGGGRLIQQSMFVSDEASAIEWLRNLLRNKPQTYQDINPLFMKELSGWSKNEVSLELSTLLEQNFLSCDGKGNVPEQIHSYLSNNWKDMRNLPKDDPELMAKAKDRWYVPDPNKAGDLEKLREKALLKEFEEYKKSQKKLKIFRLEAVRTGFKKAWQNKDYAVIISVAEKIPNKILEEDPKLLLWYNNALTRTENSGEGF, encoded by the coding sequence ATGAGCAAGCAAAATGAGCTGTTTAAAACAAATACAGTTCCAGGCAAATCAGGGAGCGGAAATTTGTTTGATGAAGAATTTGATAATAACGATAAACCTGTAATCTGTCTTGGTAAAAAATTTGATAATGATGATGCCCGAAGGGTTTATTTTACGGAAATTCTTCGTGAGAAATTAAAAGACCCTGATTTCCGCAGGATTGAAGGTTTTCCCATTGGAAAAGATGAAGATATTCTTGCATTGAGCGACCCGCCTTATTATACAGCCTGCCCCAATCCCTGGATTGGTGAATTTATTGCTGAATGGGAAGCGCAGAAGCCTCCAAAAGAGGAAGGTTACCAATATCATCGTGAACCTTTTGCAGCAGATGTGAGCGAGGGTAAAAATGATCCCATTTACAATGCTCACTCTTATCATACCAAAGTGCCCCATAAAGCAATCATGCGGTATATACTTCATTATACGGAGCCTGGAGATATTGTTTTTGACGGGTTCTGCGGAACAGGTATGACTGGTGTGGCTGCACAGATGTGCGGGGATAAAGAAACTGTTGAGTCTCTGGGGGTTACCAAGCAGTCTCCTGAACAGAAGTATAAGGTTGAAAAAGACGGCACGATATTAGAGAGACAGATTGACGATGAAGGGAAATATATATGGGTCAAGTTTTCAAAACTTGGCGCACGCCGGGCGGTGCTGAATGATCTTTCACCTGCTGCAACTTTTATTGCATATAATTATAACTCTCCGGTTGATGTAAATGCTTTTGAAAAAGAGGCGAAACGGATTTTAGCTGAAGTTGAAGAAGAATGCGGCTGGATGTATGAAACTCTGCATACGGATGGAAAAAGCAAAGGGAAAATCAATTATACGGTTTGGAGTGATGTTTTTATATGCCCCGAATGTGCAGGGGAAGTGGTTTTTTGGGAGGCTGCATTTGACAACGAAGCTGGTAAAGTCCAAGTAAATTTTCCCTGTCCGCATTGTTCCGCCGAATTAACCAAACGAAAAATGGAACGAGCCTGGACAACGAAATATGACTCTGCACTAAAAAAATCACTCAAGCAGGCAAAACAGATACCAGTTCTTATTAACTATAATTTATTCAATAATAAAGGACGTTTTGAAAAAGTACCTGATGAGACTGATTCAGAGATTATAAAAAAAAATGAAAGTTGTGAAATTTTGAACTGGTATCCCAAAATTAGAATGATAAAAGGTCAAGAATCCCGCCGCAATGATCCAGCAGGTATTACTCATATCCATCATTTTTATATAAAAAGAAATTTGTATGTGCTTTCTAAATTTTTAGATTTATTTAATAAAGAATTTAAACCTCAATTTCAATTCCTTCTTGGAAGTGTTTTACCAAAATTGACAAATATGAATAGGTATATGCCTCAACATGGTAGCCGAGCACTTGTTGGCCCAATGGCAAACACATTATACATTCCTCCAATGAGTGTAGAAAATAATGTAATTGACCAGTTAATATTTCAGTTTAAAAAAATTGAAAAAGCTCTGACTTCTTTATCTGGCTCCATCATAGCCAGTCAGGCATTTCAGTCATTAAGTATCAATGATAATAGTCTTGATTATATTTTTTTAGATCCTCCATTCGGTTCAAATATTATGTATTCTGAATTAAATTATATCAGAGAAGCCTGGTTTAATGTTTTTACTAACAATATTCCTGAAGCTATTGAAAATAAAGCACAAAAAAAAGGAATAGGGGAATACAGACATTTGATAACTCAATGTTTTATTCAAGCTTATAAATACCTTAAACCCGGTCATTGGATGACAGTTGAATTTTCAAATACCAAAGCCGGTGTTTGGAATAGTATTCTAAATGCTTTATCTGATGCTGGTTTCATTGTTGCATCAGTTGCTGCTTTAGACAAGAAACGTGGTGGTCTTCATTCAATGATTGGTTCTACTGCTGTAAAACAAGACCTCGTAATTTCCGCCTACAAACCCAACGGCGGTTTTGAAGAACGCTTTAAACCAAAAGCGCAGACAGAGGAGGGTGTCTGGGAATTTGTTCAAACTCACATGAAGTATCTGCCGATTAGCAGAAAACAGGGGCTTGATATAGTGCCAATTCCTGAACGAGACCCTCGAATTCTTTATGATCAGGTCATTTCCTACTATGTTCGTAAGGGATATAATATACCTATTGACAGCAAGGAATTTCAACTTGGATTATCTCAGCGGTTTGACGAACGGGACGGGATGTATTTCCTTCCTGAACAGGCGGCTGAATATGACCGCAAAAAAATGATCGGCGGCGGCAGACTGATTCAGCAGTCAATGTTTGTTTCTGATGAAGCTTCTGCAATAGAATGGCTGCGCAATCTGCTGCGAAACAAGCCGCAAACCTATCAGGATATCAACCCCCTTTTCATGAAAGAACTCAGCGGATGGAGTAAAAACGAAGTCAGCCTGGAACTATCCACCCTCCTTGAACAAAACTTCCTTTCCTGCGATGGCAAAGGCAATGTACCAGAACAGATTCACAGCTATCTTTCCAATAACTGGAAAGACATGCGAAATCTTCCAAAAGATGACCCTGAACTCATGGCAAAAGCCAAAGACCGCTGGTATGTTCCTGACCCAAACAAGGCAGGCGATCTGGAAAAACTGCGTGAAAAAGCTTTGCTTAAAGAATTTGAAGAATACAAAAAATCCCAAAAAAAACTCAAGATATTCCGCCTGGAAGCTGTCCGCACAGGATTCAAGAAAGCATGGCAGAACAAAGATTATGCAGTAATCATAAGCGTAGCTGAAAAAATCCCAAATAAAATACTCGAAGAAGACCCCAAACTCCTCTTATGGTATAACAATGCCCTTACAAGAACAGAAAACAGCGGAGAAGGCTTTTAA
- a CDS encoding DUF6079 family protein yields the protein MKYRDLIQFDPIETIVQLRDADKAQSAKKLVNTYVISDEMAERITQLAFPQIQFDQPLDNKGLLVVGNYGTGKSHLMSVISGIAEDASLLDCINHDEVKKEAVKIAGRFKVIRAVIGASTMSLRDILAAELEEKLDNLGVGYVFPDVNTITNHQGAFEDMMEKFNEVYPNQGLLLVVDELLDFLRTRKDHEIILDLNFLREVGEVCKYLRFRFMAGVQEAIFDSPGFAFVADSIRRVKDRFEQILIARNDIKFVAAKRLLKKTAEQQSKIHGYLAPFTKFYGNMNERIDEFVSLFPVHPDYIETFERVTVVEKREILKTLSLEMKSILDKDVPQNEPSLITFDSYWKTLNQNASFRSIPEIREVIECSQVLESRVKNAMTQKLFIPMAIRLIHALSVHRLTTGNVHAPAGATAEELRDRLCLFDPLIAEMGGDEVDKDLKTQVETVLREIHKTVSGQFISFQRDNQQYYLDLKKTDDFDAIINNRADTLGNHQLDRFYYEALKRVMECQDAVYVTGYRIWQHEIIWQEHKASRTGYLFFGAPNQRSTAVPQRDFYIYFIQPNDPPRFKDDKQSDELFFRLKKIDDEFKTALKNYAAALDLASTSSGNPKAAYESKANGFLRELVRWLQKHMADAFEVTYQGRTKQITKWAQGKSIRDLTGLAPDETINFRDLVNTISGICLAPHFENQAPEYPFFPILITGASRAQAAQDALRSIAGQKKTKQAIAVLDALELLDGEKIDPFKSRYAKFITNIIKAKGHGQVINCSEIIQDDHGLEYMNPEALRLEPEWVIVVIASLVYTGEIVLAVPGKKFDAASLSQLAAEKLEDLLYFKHLEQPKGWNIHALKALFEILGMSTGMVQMIAEGKDEPVRTLQQEVTKLVKRIVRCQQSLREGMSFWGADILNITGADIQAEVLNKAKDFFESLQAFSTTGKLKNFRYSAENVLEHKKAIEIADELDALREFVMENGSTASWLITTETILPSGHQWLEKLKKVKYEVLDSIRETDLSGLVIKSNEIGIKLKQLKKEYTRVYIDLHTKSRLGIKDDKRKSSLMSDQRVQTLSKLSGIDLMPRQQLADFHNQLVKLKSCSRLMEKDLDSSAVCPHCGFKPAMEPKLDLKLIDEFDDQLDNMVNNWTSILLSNLEDPVTQSNKDLLKKDDRKLLDNFMKSRSLPSPPDNNFVHALKEVLSGLIKVTLKIEDLQNELQVNTGPGTPAEVKKRFDDYIDRLTKGKDQSKVRIVLE from the coding sequence ATGAAATACCGAGACCTTATACAATTTGACCCCATTGAAACCATTGTTCAGCTGCGTGATGCAGATAAAGCACAATCAGCTAAAAAACTTGTCAATACATATGTGATTTCTGATGAGATGGCTGAAAGGATTACTCAGCTTGCTTTTCCTCAGATACAGTTTGACCAGCCCCTTGATAATAAAGGTCTTCTTGTAGTCGGCAATTATGGAACAGGCAAGTCTCATCTGATGTCTGTTATTTCAGGTATTGCTGAAGATGCATCTTTACTGGACTGCATAAATCACGATGAAGTTAAAAAAGAAGCTGTAAAAATTGCAGGACGTTTTAAGGTTATCCGGGCTGTAATCGGAGCTTCCACCATGTCTCTTAGGGATATACTTGCAGCTGAACTTGAGGAAAAACTGGATAACCTGGGAGTCGGCTATGTTTTTCCTGATGTAAATACAATTACAAACCATCAGGGCGCTTTTGAAGACATGATGGAAAAGTTTAATGAAGTATATCCAAATCAAGGACTGCTTCTTGTGGTTGATGAACTTCTTGATTTTCTGAGAACCCGGAAAGATCATGAAATAATCCTGGACCTGAATTTTCTGCGTGAAGTGGGCGAGGTTTGTAAGTATCTGCGCTTCCGGTTTATGGCAGGGGTGCAGGAAGCAATTTTTGACAGCCCTGGTTTTGCTTTTGTAGCAGACAGCATCAGAAGGGTAAAAGACAGGTTTGAACAGATTTTAATAGCAAGAAATGATATAAAATTTGTAGCAGCCAAAAGGCTTTTGAAAAAAACTGCTGAACAGCAGTCCAAAATTCACGGCTACCTTGCTCCTTTTACAAAATTTTATGGAAATATGAATGAAAGAATTGATGAATTTGTCAGCCTGTTCCCTGTTCACCCTGATTACATAGAAACCTTTGAAAGAGTAACCGTTGTTGAAAAAAGAGAGATTTTAAAAACCCTGTCCCTGGAAATGAAAAGCATCCTTGATAAAGATGTTCCCCAGAATGAACCCAGCCTTATAACATTTGATTCATACTGGAAAACACTGAATCAAAATGCTTCTTTCAGATCAATTCCTGAAATACGGGAAGTTATTGAATGCAGTCAGGTATTGGAATCCCGTGTTAAAAATGCAATGACTCAAAAATTATTTATTCCAATGGCAATACGTCTTATCCATGCTCTTTCTGTTCACCGGCTGACAACCGGCAATGTTCATGCACCTGCGGGAGCTACGGCAGAGGAACTCAGGGACAGACTATGTCTTTTTGATCCGCTTATAGCGGAAATGGGAGGTGATGAGGTTGATAAGGATTTGAAAACCCAGGTGGAAACTGTTCTGCGTGAAATTCATAAAACCGTAAGCGGGCAGTTCATTTCCTTTCAGCGTGATAACCAGCAGTATTACCTTGATCTGAAAAAAACAGATGATTTTGACGCAATTATTAATAACCGGGCAGATACTCTTGGTAACCATCAGCTTGACCGGTTCTATTATGAAGCTCTTAAACGGGTCATGGAATGCCAGGATGCAGTATATGTAACCGGATATAGAATCTGGCAGCATGAAATAATATGGCAGGAACACAAAGCTTCCAGAACAGGGTATTTGTTTTTTGGCGCACCAAATCAACGCTCAACCGCTGTTCCCCAAAGGGATTTTTATATATATTTTATTCAGCCCAATGATCCCCCAAGATTTAAAGATGATAAACAAAGTGATGAATTGTTTTTCAGATTAAAAAAGATAGATGATGAATTTAAAACAGCACTTAAAAATTACGCTGCTGCTCTTGATCTTGCTTCAACTTCATCAGGTAATCCAAAAGCCGCATACGAATCAAAGGCAAACGGTTTTTTAAGGGAACTGGTAAGATGGCTGCAAAAACACATGGCTGATGCTTTTGAAGTTACTTACCAGGGCAGAACAAAACAGATAACCAAATGGGCACAGGGTAAATCAATTCGTGATCTGACAGGTCTTGCACCTGATGAAACCATTAACTTCCGTGATCTTGTCAATACCATATCCGGTATTTGCCTGGCACCACATTTTGAAAATCAGGCTCCTGAATATCCTTTTTTTCCCATTTTGATTACAGGAGCCAGCCGTGCCCAGGCAGCTCAGGATGCTTTAAGAAGTATTGCCGGACAGAAAAAAACAAAACAGGCAATAGCTGTGCTTGATGCTTTGGAATTGCTTGATGGAGAAAAAATTGATCCGTTTAAATCAAGATATGCCAAATTCATTACTAATATAATTAAGGCAAAAGGACATGGACAGGTAATAAACTGCAGTGAGATCATTCAAGATGATCACGGTCTGGAATATATGAATCCTGAAGCATTAAGGCTTGAACCTGAATGGGTTATTGTTGTTATTGCTTCACTGGTTTATACCGGAGAAATTGTTCTTGCAGTTCCCGGGAAAAAATTTGATGCAGCTTCCCTTTCCCAGCTTGCTGCCGAAAAACTGGAAGACCTTTTATATTTTAAGCATCTTGAACAGCCAAAAGGCTGGAATATTCACGCATTAAAAGCTCTTTTTGAAATCCTGGGCATGTCAACCGGAATGGTGCAGATGATAGCAGAGGGTAAAGATGAACCGGTAAGAACCCTTCAGCAGGAAGTAACCAAACTTGTTAAGCGTATTGTCAGATGTCAGCAGAGCCTTCGCGAGGGAATGTCTTTCTGGGGAGCTGATATTTTAAATATTACAGGTGCAGATATTCAGGCTGAAGTTTTGAATAAAGCAAAAGATTTTTTTGAGTCTCTTCAGGCTTTTTCCACAACAGGTAAACTGAAAAATTTCCGATACAGTGCTGAAAATGTCCTTGAACATAAGAAAGCCATTGAAATTGCAGATGAACTGGATGCTCTCAGAGAATTTGTAATGGAAAACGGTTCAACAGCTTCCTGGTTAATAACAACAGAAACAATCCTGCCGTCCGGCCATCAATGGTTAGAAAAATTGAAAAAGGTAAAATATGAGGTTTTGGATTCTATCAGGGAAACCGATTTGTCAGGCCTGGTTATCAAGTCCAATGAAATTGGGATAAAACTCAAGCAGTTAAAAAAAGAATATACCCGTGTATATATTGACCTGCATACAAAATCAAGGCTGGGTATAAAGGATGATAAACGAAAATCATCATTGATGAGCGATCAGCGTGTGCAGACTCTTTCAAAACTTTCAGGTATTGATCTGATGCCCCGGCAGCAGTTGGCAGATTTTCATAATCAACTGGTTAAACTGAAAAGTTGTTCCAGACTTATGGAAAAAGATCTGGATTCCAGTGCCGTATGTCCCCATTGCGGATTTAAACCGGCTATGGAACCTAAACTTGATTTAAAGTTAATTGATGAATTTGATGATCAGCTTGATAATATGGTGAACAACTGGACTTCAATTTTACTTTCAAATCTGGAAGACCCTGTTACTCAATCAAATAAGGATTTATTGAAAAAAGATGACAGGAAGCTGCTGGATAATTTCATGAAATCCAGAAGTCTGCCGTCTCCGCCTGACAATAATTTTGTTCATGCCTTAAAGGAGGTTCTGTCCGGTCTTATAAAGGTTACTTTGAAGATCGAAGACCTTCAAAATGAGCTTCAGGTAAATACCGGTCCAGGTACTCCGGCAGAGGTGAAGAAACGTTTTGATGATTATATTGACAGGCTGACAAAGGGAAAAGATCAGTCAAAAGTGAGAATTGTGCTGGAATAG
- the brxF gene encoding BREX-3 system P-loop-containing protein BrxF, protein MGEQIQNKVKRLIPSAQELYNRLILIAGESGSGKTAVLSDLAEDYGTRVINLNIELSFQLLELTEKQRILRLPDLAAGIINEPLVFLDNIEILFDAGLKQDPLRLLQGLSRNHLIIAAWSGKYKNNKLIYAQPDHPEYRVYDPEDTIIAPV, encoded by the coding sequence ATGGGTGAACAGATACAAAATAAAGTTAAAAGACTGATTCCTTCTGCTCAAGAGCTTTATAACAGACTGATCTTAATAGCAGGGGAAAGCGGTTCAGGAAAAACAGCAGTACTGTCTGACCTTGCAGAAGACTATGGCACAAGGGTAATAAATCTGAATATAGAACTTTCATTTCAACTGCTTGAATTGACAGAAAAACAGAGAATATTGAGACTGCCGGACCTGGCAGCAGGTATTATAAATGAACCGCTAGTATTTCTTGATAATATTGAAATACTTTTTGATGCAGGGCTTAAACAAGACCCCCTTAGACTTCTTCAAGGCTTATCAAGGAATCATTTGATCATAGCGGCCTGGAGTGGTAAATATAAAAATAATAAGCTTATTTATGCTCAACCGGATCATCCTGAATACAGGGTTTATGATCCTGAAGATACAATTATAGCCCCCGTGTAA
- a CDS encoding glycosyltransferase family 2 protein, translated as MTNPQVSVIIPTYNRGYMLHHAIDSVLAQDFKDFELIVSDDGSTDNTREIIQSYGDRIKSIYKNNKGVSAARNRGIEIASGAFIAFLDSDDLWLPGKLSAQVEFFNSNPEALICQTQEMWIRHGIRVNPMKKHKKKSGMIFEPSLLLCLVSPSAVMIKRELFDIVGLFDESLPACEDYDLWLRITCKFSVFLIDKSLTVKKGGHKDQLSKMPCLDIYRIKSIEKILKSGQLTEKQYMAACKVLKKKCRIYSNGCIKRGREKEALYYKDILQKYE; from the coding sequence ATGACAAACCCTCAAGTCAGTGTAATTATTCCAACATATAACAGGGGATATATGCTGCATCATGCCATAGATTCTGTGTTGGCTCAGGATTTTAAAGATTTTGAGCTTATTGTTTCAGATGATGGATCAACAGATAATACACGTGAGATTATCCAGTCATACGGGGACAGGATTAAATCCATATATAAAAATAATAAAGGTGTCAGTGCGGCCAGAAACAGGGGGATTGAAATTGCATCAGGTGCTTTTATTGCTTTCCTGGATTCAGATGACCTGTGGCTGCCCGGGAAATTGTCAGCCCAGGTTGAATTTTTCAATTCAAATCCTGAAGCATTAATCTGCCAGACCCAGGAGATGTGGATACGCCATGGCATAAGGGTCAATCCCATGAAAAAGCATAAAAAAAAATCAGGCATGATCTTTGAACCTTCCCTGCTGCTCTGTCTGGTAAGTCCTTCAGCAGTTATGATAAAAAGGGAATTGTTTGATATTGTAGGATTATTTGATGAAAGCCTTCCTGCTTGTGAAGATTATGATCTCTGGCTTAGAATAACTTGTAAATTTTCTGTTTTTCTTATAGACAAGTCCTTGACAGTTAAAAAAGGAGGGCACAAGGATCAGCTTTCAAAAATGCCCTGCCTTGATATATACAGGATAAAATCCATTGAAAAAATACTTAAAAGCGGGCAGCTTACAGAAAAACAATATATGGCAGCCTGTAAAGTATTGAAAAAAAAATGCCGTATCTATTCAAACGGGTGTATAAAAAGAGGCCGTGAAAAAGAAGCTTTGTATTATAAGGATATTCTGCAAAAATATGAATAA
- the fabG gene encoding 3-oxoacyl-ACP reductase FabG has translation MNVKQDKKVAIITGAGRGIGRAIAIELADSGYFVIINFKSNAETAAQTLEQVRNIGGDGEILQFDVSDSDTSRQAVEHIISRFDSIDILINNAGVTADGLFIMMPEEEWDIVVQTTLKGFYNMTKPVLKKMIPAKKGSIVSISSAAGLMGNRGQSNYAAAKAGLIGASRSVAAEVARLGIRVNVVAPGLIETDMIEKAPVKEIKAMIPMARIGKPEEVAKVVKFLCSDDSSYITGQVISVNGGMF, from the coding sequence ATGAATGTGAAACAAGATAAAAAGGTTGCCATTATAACCGGGGCAGGCAGGGGAATAGGCAGGGCGATTGCAATAGAACTGGCAGATTCAGGATATTTTGTTATTATTAATTTTAAATCAAATGCAGAAACTGCTGCTCAAACCCTTGAGCAGGTAAGAAATATCGGGGGAGACGGCGAGATTCTTCAATTTGATGTATCAGATTCAGATACATCCAGGCAGGCTGTTGAACATATAATCTCCAGGTTTGACAGCATAGACATTCTTATAAACAATGCAGGTGTTACTGCAGACGGGCTTTTTATAATGATGCCTGAAGAAGAATGGGATATTGTGGTTCAAACCACTCTTAAAGGTTTTTACAATATGACTAAACCTGTGCTGAAAAAAATGATACCCGCCAAAAAAGGTTCGATAGTATCAATATCTTCAGCAGCAGGTCTTATGGGCAACCGGGGCCAGTCCAATTATGCAGCAGCCAAAGCAGGTCTTATTGGTGCAAGCCGGTCAGTGGCTGCGGAAGTGGCAAGGCTTGGGATCCGGGTAAATGTGGTGGCTCCTGGTTTGATTGAAACTGATATGATAGAAAAGGCTCCTGTTAAAGAAATAAAGGCCATGATTCCAATGGCAAGGATAGGAAAACCAGAAGAAGTTGCAAAGGTTGTTAAATTCCTTTGTTCTGATGATTCATCCTATATTACAGGCCAGGTAATATCTGTAAACGGCGGGATGTTTTAA
- a CDS encoding outer membrane lipoprotein carrier protein LolA, protein MKTKYFIFFICVFLCLGWADNWEGIKKSAGIISSVQADFIQEKHMKILSKPLISKGTFCYQSPESLRWEYLSPVQSVLLMHKGKTKRFIKTGEDYVEDSGANLQAMQIVLQEITRWLKGEFDKNPDFEAGLESKDGRSKIVLIPRQKAFASIINKIELILADQPGVIDMVMIYENQDSYTKLVFKNSLLNKAIDESRFKEI, encoded by the coding sequence ATGAAAACTAAATATTTTATATTTTTTATATGTGTATTTCTCTGTCTGGGCTGGGCTGACAACTGGGAAGGAATAAAAAAGAGTGCTGGAATCATCAGTTCTGTGCAGGCTGATTTTATCCAGGAGAAACACATGAAAATTCTGTCAAAACCCTTGATTTCAAAAGGCACCTTTTGTTATCAGTCCCCTGAATCCCTTAGATGGGAATATTTATCACCTGTTCAAAGTGTTTTGCTGATGCACAAAGGAAAAACAAAGCGTTTTATTAAAACAGGTGAAGATTATGTGGAGGATTCAGGGGCAAATCTTCAGGCCATGCAGATTGTTCTGCAAGAAATTACCCGGTGGCTTAAAGGTGAATTTGACAAAAATCCTGATTTTGAGGCAGGTCTTGAATCTAAAGACGGCAGGTCTAAAATAGTGCTTATACCCAGGCAGAAAGCTTTTGCATCTATAATTAACAAAATAGAACTTATTCTTGCAGATCAGCCCGGCGTGATTGATATGGTAATGATTTATGAAAACCAGGATTCATATACAAAACTTGTTTTTAAAAATTCATTGCTTAACAAAGCAATAGACGAATCCAGATTTAAAGAAATATAA